The Ranitomeya imitator isolate aRanImi1 chromosome 3, aRanImi1.pri, whole genome shotgun sequence genome has a window encoding:
- the LOC138671545 gene encoding antho-RFamide neuropeptides type 2-like: MRTGTEPQVRIGRESQVQISTEPQVWNGMEPQVWKGMEPQEQQGMEPQVRKGMELQMQISTEPQVRKGMELQMQISTEPQVRKGMEPQVRKGMEPQVRKGMEPQEQQGMEPQERKGMELQMQISTEPQVRKGMELQMQISTEPQVRKGMEPQVRKGMEPQEQQGMEPQERKGMEPQEQQGMEPQVRKGVEPQVRKGMEPQVWKGMEPQVRKGMELQVQKGMGPQERQGMEPKVWKGMEPQVRKGMELQVRKGMEPQERQGMEPQVWKGMELQVRKGMEPQERQGMEPQVWKGMGPQERQGMEPQVWKGMEPQERQGMEPQVWKGMEPQVWKGMGPQVRKGMEPQERQGMEPQERQGMEPQVRKGMEPQVRKGMEPQVRKGMEPQVWKGMEPQVRKGMEPQVRKGMEPQERQGMEPQERQGMEPQSDD, from the exons ATGCGGACAGGTACGGAGCCGCAGGTGCGCATAGGCAGGGAGTCGCAGGTGCAGATAAGTACGGAACCTCAGGTGTGGAATGGCATGGAACCGCAGGTGTGGAAAGGCATGGAACCGCAGGAGCAGCAAGGCATGGAACCGCAGGTGCGGAAAGGCATGGAACTGCAGATGCAGATAAGTACGGAACCGCAGGTGCGGAAAGGCATGGAACTGCAGATGCAGATAAGTACGGAACCGCAGGTGCGGAAAGGCATGGAACCGCAGGTGCGGAAAGGCATGGAACCGCAGGTGCGGAAAGGCATGGAACCGCAGGAGCAGCAAGGCATGGAACCGCAGGAGCGGAAAGGCATGGAACTGCAGATGCAGATAAGTACGGAACCGCAGGTGCGGAAAGGCATGGAACTGCAGATGCAGATAAGTACGGAACCGCAGGTGCGGAAAGGCATGGAACCGCAGGTGCGGAAAGGCATGGAACCGCAGGAGCAGCAAGGCATGGAACCGCAGGAGCGGAAAGGCATGGAACCGCAGGAGCAGCAAGGCATGGAACCGCAGGTGCGGAAAGGCGTGGAACCGCAGGTGCGGAAAGGCATGGAACCGCAGGTGTGGAAAGGCATGGAACCGCAGGTGCGGAAAGGCATGGAACTGCAGGTGCAGAAAGGCATGGGACCGCAGGAGCGGCAAGGCATGGAACCGAAGGTGTGGAAAGGCATGGAACCGCAGGTGCGGAAAGGCATGGAACTGCAGGTGCGGAAAGGCATGGAACCGCAGGAGCGGCAAGGCATGGAACCGCAGGTGTGGAAAGGCATGGAACTGCAGGTGCGGAAAGGCATGGAACCGCAGGAGCGGCAAGGCATGGAACCGCAGGTGTGGAAAGGCATGGGACCGCAGGAGCGGCAAGGCATGGAACCGCAGGTGTGGAAAGGCATGGAACCGCAGGAGCGGCAAGGCATGGAACCGCAGGTGTGGAAAGGCATGGAACCGCAGGTGTGGAAAGGCATGGGACCGCAGGTGCGGAAAGGCATGGAACCGCAGGAGCGGCAAGGCATGGAACCGCAGGAGCGGCAAGGCATGGAACCGCAGGTGCGGAAAGGCATGGAACCGCAGGTGCGGAAAGGCATGGAACCACAGGTGCGGAAAGGCATGGAACCGCAGGTGTGGAAAGGCATGGAACCACAGGTGCGGAAAGGCATGGAACCGCAGGTGCGGAAAGGCATGGAACCGCAGGAGCGGCAAGGCATGGAACCGCAGGAGCGGCAAGGCATGGAACCGCAG AGTGATGACTGA